A single genomic interval of Antechinus flavipes isolate AdamAnt ecotype Samford, QLD, Australia chromosome 1, AdamAnt_v2, whole genome shotgun sequence harbors:
- the LOC127553620 gene encoding olfactory receptor 2K2-like, with protein MVKGENHTIWTYFVLEGFSKYPKLEMVLFAFSLIMYLITLLGNSTLIVISILDFHLHTPMYFFLGNLSFMDICYTSSSIPTLLVNLLATEKTIIFSGCVLQMYLSLAMGSTECVLLAVMAYDRYVAICNPLRYSIVMNQRICVQMAAGSWITGCLTALLETNSALRVPLCGNVIDHFTCEILAMLKLACSSSLFMDMIMLVVSVLLLPIPMLLICISYFFILSTIWRINSAEGRNKAFSTCGAHLTVVILYYGAALSMYLKPSTASSQETDKVISLLYGVLTPMLNPIIYSLRNKEVKEAAKKLFKRNSPLSQT; from the coding sequence atggTAAAAGGAGAAAATCACACCATTTGGACCTATTTTGTGTTGGAGGGATTTTCTAAGTATCCAAAATTAGAGATGGTTCTTTTTGCATTCAGTCTGATAATGTACCTGATTACACTGCTTGGTAACAGTACTCTTATTGTAATCAGCATCCTGGATTTTCACCTTCACACCCCCATGTATTTCTTCCTAGGGAACCTTTCCTTCATGGACATCTGCTACACATCTTCCTCTATTCCAACTTTACTAGTTAACTTGTTGGCCACAGAAAAAACGATCATCTTCTCGGGGTGTGTTCTGCAAATGTATCTCTCTCTTGCCATGGGGTCCACAGAGTGTGTCCTCTTGGCTGTGATGGCATATGACCGTTATGTGGCCATCTGTAACCCTTTGCGGTACTCTATTGTCATGAATCAAAGGATCTGTGTGCAAATGGCAGCTGGATCATGGATAACTGGTTGCCTCACAGCTCTCCTAGAAACAAATTCTGCTCTACGAGTGCCTCTTTGTGGGAATGTGATTGATCATTTCACTTGTGAAATTCTTGCCATGCTGAAATTGGCCTGTAGCAGTTCCTTGTTCATGGACATGATTATGCTAGTGGTCAGTGTGCTTCTCCTTCCCATTCCCATgctcttaatttgtatttcctattttttcatcctttctacCATCTGGAGAATTAACTCAGCTGAGGGAAGAAACAAAGCTTTTTCTACTTGTGGAGCCCACTTGACTGTGGTGATTTTGTACTATGGGGCTGCCCTGTCCATGTACCTCAAGCCCTCAACAGCAAGTTCTCAAGAAACAGACAAAGTCATTTCCTTACTTTATGGGGTGCTGACGCCCATGCTAAATCCCATCATCTACAGTCTGAGGAACAAGGAAGTCAAAGAGGCTGCAAAAAAACTATTTAAGAGAAATTCTCCTTTGTCACAAACATAA